The genomic DNA GCGAGTATGCCTATGTCAGGAACCATCGGCGTGTCTGCAAATGGAAAGCAATCGCAGTGAGGCGTTATGTCATATGCAAAGTTGAAAAACATGACTTTGTCTTTGCCCAAGTGGTTTATCACGGCTGAAGCCGCATCCGCAGTTCGTATGCTAAGCTCCGCGTTCGTTTCGTGATGTATTGTGGGCCAACTTGAAATGGCTTTTTTGGGGCAAATTTCCCAGCAGGCGCATCCCCAAACGCATCTTTCAGGATTTATCTGCGGTTTCGAGTCTAGTTTGCTAATTGCTCCGACAGGACAAAAAGCAATGCACTTTCCACAGTCGTCACATTTATTAGGGTCTATTTGAGGCTTCTTTGCGAGATGAAGCGGAGCGCGCCCGCACTTGGTTACGCAACCAACGCCAACATTCTTTAATGCTCCCGCAAACCCAGTTCGAGGATGACCCTTGGCATGAGCAAGAGAAATCAGCACATCCGCCTCCACTATCGCTTGGGCAACCTCAACCTCCTTCATCCTTAATCCGCCAGCCTTCAGCTTGACACCCAACAAGCCTTTTGAACCATCAGCAACCACAAGCGGTGCACCAATAGTTTCCGGCGCATAACCGTTTTCAACAGCAGCCTTCAAACATTTTTCGGCTGTTCCGCGAGCCGAATTTAAGCCAATGCCAGTCGTATCCGTCACAAAAGGTTTTCCACCAGCCGCCTTCACCTTTTCCACAATTATTCGGATGTGCTGCGGGCGGATCAAACGGTGGTTTCCAGGCTGACCAAAATGAATCTTAACTGCCACAAGATCGTCTTCAGATATCACTTCTTTTGCTGCTGAAACGTCAAATAAAGTGGCAAGCTTTCTTTCCAACGATTGCTCTGGACTCAAGCATCGCATGCCAGCAAAATAAACGTTCGAAACCATACAGCAACACTTTTTGGCAGTTGAATACATGAATGGCTGTAATGTCGCTTATTATAGGTTTTCCGTATAAATGACTGGATTTCCTCAAATTATGCCGTTACATTGTAGTGATCTACATTCTGGGAGCTCCTTGAACAATCGATCGAACAGTTGTATATGCCCGCGTTACAGGAAGATTTTAAAACTGAAACCGCAGATTAGCTTGATCAGTGAATAAGATGAACAGATTTTTAGTCGGCATTGTTATGACTGTCCTGCTGACAGGGCTCGGAACTGGATCGAAATTCAGCGTTCCAGCAGTAAGCGCAGCGCCTCCAGTCCATCAAGGAGACTTGGTCATAAACGGAAACAACGTAACCATTTTGCAGGATCTGCACTATTTCAACGGAAGCATAATCGTTGAAGAAAACGCCACTTTGATTCTTAGAAACTCCATCATAAACTTCACGCAGGAAACCAG from Candidatus Thorarchaeota archaeon includes the following:
- a CDS encoding DUF362 domain-containing protein, whose protein sequence is MERKLATLFDVSAAKEVISEDDLVAVKIHFGQPGNHRLIRPQHIRIIVEKVKAAGGKPFVTDTTGIGLNSARGTAEKCLKAAVENGYAPETIGAPLVVADGSKGLLGVKLKAGGLRMKEVEVAQAIVEADVLISLAHAKGHPRTGFAGALKNVGVGCVTKCGRAPLHLAKKPQIDPNKCDDCGKCIAFCPVGAISKLDSKPQINPERCVWGCACWEICPKKAISSWPTIHHETNAELSIRTADAASAVINHLGKDKVMFFNFAYDITPHCDCFPFADTPMVPDIGILA